The nucleotide sequence GCTCGCAACCGATGCCGGCTACCTGAAGCACGTTGGCCCAATGCTGCGCCGTCGCGAGATCGGGTGCCTTGAAACGCATCGCGGCTCCTGTCGGTGAACGCCGGCCCGCATGGTACCGGCTGCCCGCCGCGCGCGTGCCGCGCGGTCAGCGGACGATCTGGCTCGCCTCGTGCACGAGCTGCGCATACAGCGCATGCCGCGACGGTGCGATGCGGCCGTCGGCGACAGCGTCGAGAATCGCGCAGCCGGGTTCGTGCAGATGATGGCAATTATAGAAACGGCAGTCGGCCAGCAGCGGCCGGAACTCCGGGAAGGCGCGCTCGAGACGGCCTTCCGTCAGGTGGTAGAGGCCGAATTCCTGGAAGCCCGGCGAATCGATCAGCGCGCCGCCGCCCGCCAACGGGTAGAGGCGCGTGAACGTCGTCGTGTGACGGCCGCTGTTGAGTGCGGCCGAAATCTCGCGCGTGGCGGCTTCGGCATCGGGAACGAGCAGGTTCACGAGCGTCGACTTGCCCATCCCGGACTGGCCGAGCAGGATCGTCGAATGCCCGGCGAGGTGCGGCATCAGTTGTGCGCGCGCGTCGTCGGGCGAGCCCTTCACGGACAGCTCGAGCACGTCGTAGCCAAGGGCGCGGTAGGGCGCGAGGCGTTCGCGCGCGATCGGCAGCGCGGCTTCGACGTCGATCTTGTTCAGCACG is from Burkholderia sp. HI2500 and encodes:
- the rsgA gene encoding ribosome small subunit-dependent GTPase A; translation: MSRPTSRKPAPRASNAQRVEGRVIAAHGRHYIVAPDDGGPMLQCFPRGKKSDIAVGDRVVYELASADQGVIVEIGERRNLLYRSDQFKSKLFAANLDQLLIVLATEPYFSEDLLGRALIAAEANELKPLVVLNKIDVEAALPIARERLAPYRALGYDVLELSVKGSPDDARAQLMPHLAGHSTILLGQSGMGKSTLVNLLVPDAEAATREISAALNSGRHTTTFTRLYPLAGGGALIDSPGFQEFGLYHLTEGRLERAFPEFRPLLADCRFYNCHHLHEPGCAILDAVADGRIAPSRHALYAQLVHEASQIVR